From the endosymbiont of Bathymodiolus septemdierum str. Myojin knoll genome, one window contains:
- the nhaA gene encoding Na+/H+ antiporter NhaA, giving the protein MKLYAPWEKAFKKISTPFEHFLHAQTTTGIALMLATILALVLANSPLSEAYEHLFHTKIDFKIGDWALSYSIHYWINDGLMTMFFFIIGLEIKREISIGELANIKVAILPILAAIGGMVFPALLYLAINANGEGAIGWGIPMATDIAFAISALVLLKKRIPTSLITFLVALAIVDDLGAVLVIATVYTDQIYLLPLALSGVSFLILIAFNRFGIHAMSPYLIVGLFMWFFMLESGVHATISGVIAAMAIPSNPKMEPIGFSKRLKNLLNKYDNQPNDDEHQLNERQKSVLLEMKKNIDAIDTPASRLENGLHLPISLIIIPLFALANAGISIDFNAIGNTITQNIPLGIVIGLIFGKVIGIFGVSWLSIKSKIAVLPKDSNMSQIFGVSLLGGIGFTMSIFVADLAFLGAPDFIFQAKIGVLAASLFSGVAGYLWLRYIAKSTKKNEQY; this is encoded by the coding sequence ATGAAACTATACGCACCCTGGGAGAAAGCCTTTAAAAAAATCTCAACCCCTTTTGAACACTTTCTACATGCACAAACCACAACAGGAATAGCATTAATGTTAGCAACTATATTGGCACTTGTACTTGCGAATTCCCCATTATCTGAAGCCTATGAACACCTATTTCACACAAAAATAGACTTCAAAATAGGCGATTGGGCGTTGTCTTATTCTATTCACTATTGGATTAATGATGGACTAATGACAATGTTCTTTTTTATCATTGGTCTTGAAATAAAAAGAGAAATATCGATCGGTGAGCTTGCAAATATTAAAGTGGCTATTTTGCCCATTTTGGCGGCTATTGGTGGCATGGTGTTCCCTGCTCTTTTATATTTGGCAATCAATGCCAATGGCGAGGGTGCTATTGGCTGGGGTATTCCAATGGCAACAGATATTGCTTTTGCGATTAGCGCCTTAGTTTTATTAAAAAAGAGGATACCAACCAGTCTTATTACTTTTCTAGTTGCGCTTGCTATTGTTGATGATTTGGGCGCTGTTTTGGTTATTGCCACTGTTTATACAGATCAAATCTATCTGTTGCCACTCGCCCTATCAGGCGTTTCTTTTTTAATATTAATCGCCTTTAATCGATTTGGCATCCACGCAATGTCTCCTTATTTAATCGTTGGCTTATTTATGTGGTTTTTTATGTTGGAATCTGGCGTACATGCAACCATTTCAGGTGTTATTGCTGCAATGGCAATCCCTTCAAATCCTAAAATGGAACCTATAGGTTTTTCAAAACGGCTTAAAAATTTACTAAACAAATATGACAATCAACCTAATGATGATGAGCACCAACTCAATGAAAGGCAAAAATCTGTGTTACTTGAGATGAAAAAAAATATTGATGCCATAGATACGCCTGCCTCAAGATTAGAAAACGGTTTACATTTACCAATTTCCTTAATTATCATACCGCTATTTGCACTGGCAAATGCAGGCATTAGCATTGATTTTAATGCTATTGGAAATACCATTACACAAAATATTCCACTGGGTATTGTTATAGGATTAATTTTTGGAAAGGTAATTGGTATTTTTGGCGTTTCTTGGTTGTCCATTAAAAGTAAAATTGCAGTGCTACCCAAAGACAGTAACATGAGCCAAATATTTGGCGTATCACTTCTGGGTGGCATCGGTTTTACGATGTCTATTTTTGTTGCTGATTTGGCTTTTTTAGGTGCACCAGATTTCATCTTTCAGGCTAAAATTGGTGTCTTGGCAGCCTCTTTATTTTCAGGTGTCGCTGGATATTTATGGTTAAGATACATCGCAAAATCTACTAAAAAAAATGAACAATACTAA
- the mog gene encoding molybdopterin adenylyltransferase — MNNTKIKIGFITISDRAARGEYKDIGGPAMQEWISNALLSPYEIEAIIIEDEQSLIEQTMIDFADNKRCNLILTTGGTGPTTRDVTPEATHAICERIFDGFAQQMRTVSLRTVPTAILSRQTAGSRGNSLIINLPGKPEAIAVCLGAVFLAVPKCLELLDNSNIQIDLDFVEQEFE; from the coding sequence ATGAACAATACTAAAATAAAAATCGGATTTATTACAATCTCTGACCGTGCCGCACGAGGTGAATACAAAGATATCGGCGGTCCCGCAATGCAAGAATGGATTAGCAATGCCCTACTATCCCCGTATGAAATAGAGGCAATTATCATTGAGGATGAGCAATCTTTGATTGAACAAACAATGATTGATTTTGCCGATAACAAACGCTGTAACCTCATTCTTACCACTGGTGGCACAGGTCCAACGACTCGCGATGTCACACCTGAGGCGACACACGCCATCTGCGAACGCATCTTTGATGGTTTTGCACAGCAAATGCGTACCGTATCTTTACGCACAGTGCCGACTGCGATTTTATCGCGTCAAACAGCAGGCTCGCGGGGCAACAGCCTAATCATCAACCTACCTGGCAAACCTGAGGCGATTGCCGTATGTTTGGGGGCAGTGTTTTTGGCAGTGCCAAAATGTTTGGAGTTATTAGATAATTCAAATATCCAAATTGATTTAGATTTTGTTGAACAAGAATTCGAATAA
- a CDS encoding nitric oxide reductase activation protein NorD produces MVEIKRHKPLDCAFKTVQKVFDLNIDQAYKKLSEQSLGEYYKGAEFLAKIGQGDVLSIAFLKVMPWVGEFYGEGSIKKIVDFAYQNISRTPNKAAVEPFLNSFIVVIEHTENNQLDEYLSLIEYHLKKTTFSVHGIHDTHASPSLISMLGNMGLLLEQLEFKGIYEWIDYGLRYFQDHPERQEAYFSLATADSKAVFQRQRKGLLFGDIEREINLFQRALWKTNFMYAPYSPDFEKLEHFHPYLEDEVIRLPDIYESLGGVSACKRYKALVAHLIAHHQFSTKIVADNVSPQQRFFAEVFEDARVEYLAIQKYPGLRKLWLDLIPIVDEFDCDDSNQSCLRHRAIMLTRALLDDNHPYENKIILDYVEKFKTLMGAGESSTADSLSLGLGYLIKTRSVADALAKIYFENTEVTYRDDNRSMWLFIEDFDEEDEIFAHEQKTDEEDEDDIEVIPPHYYDEWDYAYDSYKPDWTAVYERLHTHTDASKIDRILDKHDALVKQLKKVLDLLKPQNKKRLRYQEEGAELDLDIALRSVIDIKNGTQPDTRINIDFEHDSRSVSVLLLLDLSQSLNEVVGSLGQTILELSQEAVSLLGWAVEQLGDNFAIAGFNSDTRQKVMYYHIKGYSEHWDDTVKSRLADLKAEYSTRMGAAIRHGAHYLDLQESDKKLMLILTDGEPADIDMHDPYALIQDAHKAVQEVQQKGMYPYCISLDKKADEYIGDIFGSHYSVIDHIESLPQELPKLFLSLTK; encoded by the coding sequence ATGGTTGAAATAAAGCGACATAAGCCCTTAGATTGTGCGTTTAAAACCGTTCAGAAAGTTTTTGATTTGAATATTGATCAGGCATATAAAAAACTCTCCGAACAAAGTTTAGGTGAATACTACAAAGGTGCAGAATTCTTAGCAAAAATTGGACAGGGTGATGTGCTGTCTATTGCCTTTCTAAAAGTGATGCCCTGGGTGGGTGAGTTTTATGGTGAAGGTAGTATTAAAAAAATCGTGGATTTTGCTTATCAGAATATATCCAGAACTCCTAATAAAGCTGCAGTAGAGCCATTTCTAAATAGTTTTATTGTTGTTATTGAGCATACAGAAAATAATCAACTTGACGAATATTTGAGTCTTATTGAATACCATTTAAAGAAAACAACTTTCTCTGTGCACGGTATCCATGATACACATGCATCTCCATCGTTAATTTCAATGCTGGGCAATATGGGTTTATTATTAGAACAATTGGAATTTAAAGGGATTTACGAGTGGATTGATTATGGTTTAAGATATTTTCAAGATCATCCTGAGCGACAAGAAGCGTATTTTTCATTGGCAACTGCTGACTCAAAGGCAGTCTTCCAGCGTCAAAGAAAAGGTTTGTTGTTTGGCGATATTGAGCGAGAAATCAATTTGTTTCAGCGTGCATTGTGGAAGACGAATTTTATGTATGCACCCTATTCACCAGATTTTGAAAAATTAGAACATTTTCATCCATATCTTGAAGATGAAGTTATTCGTTTGCCTGATATCTACGAGTCATTAGGTGGTGTTAGTGCTTGCAAACGCTATAAGGCGCTAGTGGCACATTTGATTGCACATCATCAATTTAGCACAAAGATTGTGGCCGATAATGTCTCACCACAACAGCGATTTTTTGCGGAAGTATTTGAAGATGCAAGAGTTGAATATTTAGCCATTCAAAAATACCCAGGCTTGAGAAAATTATGGTTGGATTTAATTCCAATTGTCGATGAGTTTGATTGTGATGACAGTAATCAATCTTGTCTTCGTCATCGTGCAATTATGTTGACGCGCGCATTATTGGATGATAATCACCCTTATGAAAATAAAATCATTTTGGATTATGTTGAGAAATTTAAGACATTAATGGGTGCGGGTGAAAGTAGCACAGCGGATAGTCTAAGCCTTGGTTTGGGGTATTTAATTAAAACCAGAAGTGTGGCAGATGCATTGGCTAAAATTTACTTTGAAAATACGGAAGTCACTTATCGCGATGACAACCGTTCAATGTGGTTGTTTATTGAAGATTTTGATGAAGAAGACGAAATTTTTGCACACGAGCAAAAAACAGATGAAGAAGACGAGGATGATATTGAGGTTATTCCGCCGCATTACTATGATGAATGGGATTATGCGTATGATTCTTACAAACCTGATTGGACTGCGGTTTATGAGCGATTACACACACACACTGATGCGTCAAAAATTGATAGAATTTTAGATAAACATGATGCTCTGGTTAAGCAATTAAAGAAGGTGCTTGACTTGCTTAAACCGCAAAATAAAAAGCGTTTACGCTACCAAGAAGAGGGTGCAGAATTAGACCTTGATATTGCGCTTCGTAGTGTAATTGACATCAAAAATGGCACCCAGCCTGACACTAGAATTAACATTGATTTTGAGCACGATTCTCGTAGTGTATCGGTATTATTATTATTGGATTTATCACAGTCGTTAAATGAAGTTGTAGGGTCATTAGGTCAAACAATTTTAGAATTATCGCAAGAAGCGGTGTCATTATTGGGCTGGGCAGTAGAGCAATTGGGTGATAATTTTGCCATTGCAGGTTTCAACTCCGATACCAGACAAAAAGTAATGTACTATCATATCAAAGGTTATAGTGAGCATTGGGATGATACAGTTAAATCGCGTTTGGCAGATTTAAAAGCAGAATATTCTACTCGAATGGGTGCGGCAATTCGCCATGGTGCACATTATTTAGATTTACAAGAAAGTGATAAGAAATTAATGCTAATTTTGACCGATGGTGAGCCTGCTGATATTGATATGCATGATCCATACGCACTTATTCAAGATGCACACAAAGCCGTACAAGAGGTGCAGCAAAAGGGAATGTATCCTTATTGTATTAGTTTGGATAAAAAAGCAGATGAATACATTGGCGATATTTTCGGTTCGCATTATTCAGTCATTGACCATATTGAATCTTTACCGCAAGAACTGCCAAAACTGTTTTTGTCACTCACTAAATAA
- a CDS encoding CbbQ/NirQ/NorQ/GpvN family protein — MSFDINQFKIELAPFYEAQSNEVELYTAAYNAKLPVMVKGPTGCGKSRFIEYMAHKLNKPIITVSCNEDITASDLIGRFLLDANGTKWVDGPLTLAARYGAICYLDEIVEARQDTMVVIHSLTDHRRELMLDKKGELVKAHPDFQLVISYNPGYQSLMKDLKQSTKQRFTGMDFDYASAELEASIIVKESGVDVETAKKLVKLAHTTRNLVGHGLDEGASTRLLNYAATLISAGVNVKDACNMALVCPITDDGEIRATMSSAIDVIFD, encoded by the coding sequence ATGAGTTTTGATATTAATCAATTTAAAATTGAATTGGCGCCGTTCTACGAAGCTCAATCAAACGAGGTAGAATTATATACGGCTGCTTATAATGCAAAATTACCCGTGATGGTCAAAGGGCCAACAGGTTGTGGTAAGTCGCGTTTTATTGAATATATGGCGCATAAACTTAATAAGCCTATTATTACAGTCTCTTGTAATGAAGATATTACCGCTTCAGACTTGATTGGTCGTTTTTTATTAGATGCAAATGGCACTAAGTGGGTGGATGGTCCATTGACATTAGCGGCTCGTTATGGGGCAATTTGTTATTTAGATGAGATTGTTGAAGCGCGTCAAGATACGATGGTGGTGATTCATTCACTAACCGACCACCGTCGTGAGTTAATGCTAGATAAAAAAGGTGAGCTGGTTAAAGCACATCCAGATTTCCAATTGGTAATTTCATATAACCCAGGTTATCAGAGCTTAATGAAAGACCTTAAGCAATCTACCAAACAGCGTTTTACTGGCATGGATTTTGACTATGCTTCTGCTGAGTTAGAGGCTTCAATTATTGTCAAGGAGTCGGGCGTTGATGTAGAGACGGCTAAAAAATTAGTCAAACTTGCTCATACGACGCGTAATTTAGTCGGTCACGGGCTTGACGAAGGCGCATCCACGCGTTTGCTTAACTATGCAGCCACATTAATTTCAGCAGGTGTTAATGTGAAAGACGCTTGTAACATGGCGTTGGTTTGTCCGATTACTGATGATGGCGAAATTCGCGCTACGATGAGCAGTGCAATTGATGTTATTTTTGACTAA
- a CDS encoding ribulose-bisphosphate carboxylase yields MDQSNRYADLSLDEDTLIKEGGHILVAYTMTPMPGFSGYLETAAHFAAESSTGTNVEVSTTDDFTKDLDAMVYEIDEAKGIMKIAYPCGLFDRNMIDGRAMIVSFLTLAIGNNQGMGDIQCSQMIDFHIPKQMLDIFDGPSKDITDLWNLLGRNRENGGYIAGTIIKPKLGLRPKPFAEAAYQFWLGGDFIKNDEPQGNQVYARMKDVMPLVADSMKRAQDETGEAKIFSANITADDHHEMIARGEYILETFGENAHHVAFLVDGYVGGCGMITTARRNFADQYLHYHRAGHGAITSPSSVRGYTAFVLAKLSRLMGASGIHVGTMGYGKMEGGADDRNIAYMIERDSADGPVYHQEWFGMKPTTPIISGGMNALRLPGFFENLGHGNVINTSGGGSYGHIDSPAAGAKSLRQAYDCWMAKADPIEFAKEHNEFARAFESFPGDADSLFPGWRDKLGVHK; encoded by the coding sequence ATGGATCAATCGAATAGATATGCTGATTTGTCGCTAGACGAAGATACGCTAATTAAAGAAGGTGGACATATTCTTGTTGCCTATACAATGACACCAATGCCTGGCTTCAGTGGTTACTTAGAAACTGCAGCGCACTTTGCTGCTGAATCTTCTACAGGTACAAATGTAGAAGTGTCAACAACGGATGATTTTACTAAAGATTTAGATGCAATGGTGTATGAAATTGATGAAGCCAAAGGTATTATGAAAATTGCATACCCATGTGGTTTGTTTGATCGCAATATGATTGATGGTCGTGCAATGATTGTCTCTTTCCTAACGCTTGCTATTGGTAATAACCAAGGTATGGGTGATATACAATGTTCACAAATGATTGATTTCCATATTCCTAAGCAAATGCTTGACATTTTTGACGGTCCTTCTAAAGATATTACAGATTTATGGAATTTATTAGGTAGAAACCGTGAAAATGGTGGTTACATCGCTGGTACCATTATTAAGCCTAAGTTAGGTCTTCGTCCTAAGCCTTTTGCTGAAGCGGCTTACCAATTTTGGCTGGGTGGTGACTTCATCAAGAATGATGAGCCTCAGGGTAACCAAGTATACGCTCGCATGAAGGATGTAATGCCTTTGGTTGCTGATTCTATGAAGCGTGCACAAGATGAGACTGGTGAGGCTAAGATTTTCTCTGCTAATATTACGGCTGATGATCATCATGAAATGATTGCTCGTGGTGAATATATTTTAGAAACTTTTGGTGAGAATGCACACCATGTTGCGTTCCTAGTTGATGGGTATGTAGGTGGCTGTGGTATGATTACTACGGCGCGTCGTAATTTTGCTGATCAATACTTACATTATCATAGAGCGGGCCATGGTGCGATTACTTCACCAAGTTCTGTTCGTGGCTATACCGCTTTTGTTCTTGCTAAACTTTCTCGCCTTATGGGTGCGTCTGGTATCCATGTGGGTACAATGGGTTATGGTAAGATGGAAGGTGGCGCTGATGACAGAAACATCGCATATATGATTGAGCGTGACAGTGCTGATGGTCCAGTTTATCACCAAGAATGGTTTGGTATGAAGCCTACTACGCCAATTATTTCTGGCGGTATGAATGCATTGCGTCTTCCAGGTTTCTTTGAAAACTTAGGTCATGGTAATGTAATCAACACTTCTGGTGGTGGTTCTTACGGTCATATCGATTCTCCTGCAGCAGGTGCTAAGTCACTTCGCCAAGCATATGATTGTTGGATGGCTAAGGCTGACCCAATTGAATTTGCTAAAGAGCATAATGAATTTGCCCGTGCATTTGAGTCATTCCCAGGTGATGCAGATTCACTCTTTCCAGGTTGGAGAGATAAATTAGGTGTTCACAAGTAA
- a CDS encoding LysR family transcriptional regulator gives MINYTLKQLYSFEAVVRLKSFTKASKELYITQPAVYMQIQQLTKNIGSDLVNIKGKKVSPTHIGKKFYQTCLRVISTLEQSKADIEQSLNPNSGHLEISVATTTNSFVSRALAQFKNQYPNMTFHLEVTNRKLLLEKLANHNSDLVIMGEPPTDMLLSAHPFMENPLIVISHPDHPLLKNKRNTIKAISRETLITREQGSGTRITIERDAGMKFNSEIEINSNEAIIEAVQAGLGIGFVSKHTVQLELENNIIKQLNVDKFPITRHWYVVHSAKTTLSPIAQRFKDFIIESATN, from the coding sequence ATGATTAATTACACACTTAAACAACTGTATAGCTTTGAGGCGGTTGTGCGTTTAAAAAGTTTTACCAAGGCCAGTAAGGAACTTTATATTACTCAGCCTGCGGTGTATATGCAAATACAGCAATTGACGAAAAATATCGGCTCAGACCTCGTTAATATTAAAGGAAAGAAGGTCTCACCCACTCATATTGGCAAGAAATTTTATCAAACTTGTTTGCGTGTAATTTCAACACTGGAGCAATCAAAAGCTGATATCGAACAAAGCCTTAATCCCAATTCAGGACACCTTGAAATCTCGGTTGCCACTACCACTAACTCTTTTGTCTCTCGCGCACTGGCTCAGTTTAAAAATCAATATCCAAATATGACCTTTCATTTAGAAGTCACCAACCGAAAACTACTTTTAGAAAAACTCGCCAATCATAACTCTGATTTAGTCATTATGGGTGAACCCCCTACCGATATGTTGCTGTCCGCCCACCCTTTTATGGAAAATCCACTGATTGTTATTTCACACCCCGACCACCCTCTACTAAAAAATAAACGCAACACTATTAAAGCAATCAGCAGAGAAACGCTCATCACCCGCGAACAAGGGTCTGGCACTCGTATTACCATTGAACGCGATGCAGGGATGAAATTTAATTCAGAAATTGAAATCAACTCTAATGAGGCGATTATTGAAGCAGTTCAAGCGGGATTAGGCATTGGTTTCGTCTCCAAACACACGGTGCAATTAGAATTAGAAAACAACATTATTAAGCAGTTAAATGTCGACAAATTCCCTATTACCCGTCATTGGTATGTGGTGCACAGCGCCAAAACTACGCTTTCACCCATCGCTCAACGCTTTAAGGATTTTATTATTGAAAGTGCAACAAATTAA
- the purU gene encoding formyltetrahydrofolate deformylase yields the protein MSIYRLLISCPDAHGLVAKVSQFIFNQEGNIKEAHHHLDEQNKRFFMRIEIESNMACSLEEFKQAFVVLAKQYQMNWQMSDASQLKRILIMGSKSSHCVADLLHRGLENELEGKIVGLLSNHDKLKKIASWYAVDFKKVPINKESKEVDMAKMMNAVDAFAPDVIVLARYMQIIPKSMCEKYAGKIINIHHSFLPSFAGASPYKRAAERGVKLIGATCHYVTSELDEGPIIEQDVLRVNHSDSAQEMQKMGQDIEKITLAKGLQYHLQDRVLTCNNKTVVFN from the coding sequence ATGAGTATTTATCGCCTATTGATTTCTTGCCCCGATGCACACGGCTTGGTGGCAAAGGTCAGTCAATTTATTTTTAATCAAGAGGGTAACATCAAAGAAGCGCATCATCACCTTGACGAGCAGAATAAACGCTTTTTTATGCGTATTGAAATTGAGTCAAATATGGCGTGTTCGTTAGAGGAATTCAAGCAGGCGTTTGTAGTACTGGCTAAGCAATATCAGATGAATTGGCAAATGAGTGATGCCAGTCAATTAAAGCGAATTTTGATTATGGGGTCTAAATCGTCGCATTGTGTGGCAGATTTGTTGCACCGTGGGCTGGAAAATGAATTGGAGGGCAAGATTGTTGGGCTCTTGTCTAATCACGATAAATTGAAAAAAATTGCCAGTTGGTATGCCGTGGATTTCAAAAAAGTGCCTATTAACAAGGAAAGTAAAGAGGTGGATATGGCAAAAATGATGAATGCTGTGGATGCATTTGCACCTGATGTGATTGTATTGGCACGCTATATGCAGATTATTCCAAAGTCAATGTGTGAGAAATATGCAGGCAAGATTATCAATATTCATCATTCATTTTTGCCTTCATTTGCAGGGGCAAGCCCTTACAAGAGGGCAGCTGAACGCGGGGTAAAGTTAATTGGCGCAACTTGTCATTATGTTACCAGTGAATTAGATGAAGGTCCGATTATTGAACAAGATGTGTTGCGCGTCAACCATAGTGATAGCGCTCAAGAGATGCAAAAAATGGGGCAGGATATTGAGAAAATTACCTTAGCAAAAGGCTTGCAATACCATCTTCAAGACCGTGTTTTAACTTGTAATAACAAGACAGTTGTTTTTAATTAA
- the argJ gene encoding bifunctional glutamate N-acetyltransferase/amino-acid acetyltransferase ArgJ, with protein METLIKISGVTSAAINAGIKNAQNSSVNLNPKDAEKLDLSIVYLAEKSVTAAVFTQNLFCAAPVLVAKNHLNSDVRALVINSGNANAGTGVASGKKGLDNAYQVCEMVAKSLGIDSEQVLPFSTGVIGQPLPMQCFKNNIATLARQLKNDNLPQVAQAILTTDLVEKTASSQFKVGAKTITISGIAKGSGMIRPDMATMLSFIFTDAKATQTELQECLTKAVNQSFNRITVDGDTSTNDACSLSATGASNVSIGHCLDEFQQALNAVTKSLAHQIIKDGEGATKFVEICVKGGSSKEDCLEVAYTVAHSPLVKTALFASDANWGRILAAVGRSNIASLKVEEVNIYLGKVCIVKRGELSELYTEALGSAEMAKSEIVITIEIGKNETLERVWTTDLSYDYVKINAEYRT; from the coding sequence ATGGAAACTTTAATCAAAATATCGGGTGTAACTTCCGCAGCAATCAACGCTGGCATTAAAAACGCACAAAATTCAAGTGTCAATTTAAATCCTAAAGATGCTGAAAAACTAGACTTATCAATTGTTTATTTGGCTGAAAAATCAGTTACAGCGGCAGTTTTTACGCAAAATCTGTTTTGTGCTGCACCAGTATTGGTCGCAAAAAACCATTTAAACTCTGATGTGCGCGCTCTGGTAATCAATAGCGGTAATGCGAATGCAGGTACGGGTGTTGCCAGTGGCAAAAAAGGGTTGGATAATGCTTATCAAGTTTGTGAAATGGTGGCAAAATCTTTGGGTATTGATAGTGAACAGGTGCTACCATTTTCAACAGGTGTGATTGGTCAACCATTGCCGATGCAGTGTTTTAAGAATAATATTGCCACACTTGCCAGACAATTAAAAAATGATAATTTACCTCAAGTAGCGCAAGCAATATTAACCACGGATTTGGTGGAAAAAACAGCCTCAAGTCAATTTAAAGTAGGTGCCAAAACAATCACAATTAGCGGTATCGCCAAAGGCTCTGGTATGATTCGTCCAGATATGGCAACGATGTTGAGTTTTATTTTTACCGATGCCAAGGCAACGCAAACAGAGTTACAAGAATGTTTAACCAAAGCAGTTAATCAATCATTTAATCGTATTACAGTAGATGGCGATACCTCAACCAATGATGCTTGCAGCTTAAGTGCGACAGGTGCCTCTAATGTTAGTATTGGCCATTGCTTAGATGAATTTCAACAAGCGTTGAATGCAGTAACAAAATCTTTGGCGCATCAAATTATTAAAGACGGCGAGGGGGCAACTAAGTTTGTTGAAATTTGCGTTAAAGGTGGTTCAAGCAAGGAAGATTGTTTAGAAGTGGCTTATACGGTGGCACATTCACCATTGGTTAAAACTGCACTATTTGCCTCTGATGCAAATTGGGGAAGAATTTTGGCGGCGGTAGGGCGTTCGAATATTGCGTCATTGAAAGTTGAAGAAGTTAATATTTATCTTGGCAAAGTCTGTATTGTTAAGCGTGGGGAGTTAAGCGAACTTTATACCGAAGCACTAGGTAGTGCTGAAATGGCAAAATCTGAGATTGTGATTACCATTGAAATCGGGAAAAATGAGACGCTAGAGCGTGTTTGGACCACGGATTTATCTTACGATTATGTGAAAATTAACGCGGAGTATCGCACATGA